The nucleotide window TTTGTCAATGACCGAAAAATGTATGCACATGCGGAGAGTAATTTCAAACACGTGCGTGCCTTTGACGTAGCCCGACAGCCGATTAAGGGCACGTTGCTGGAAGAAATTGCCATGCGTTTAGATTTACCGCTGTCGGAGTTGCTGCGCGAAAGCGACGGAACTATTCCTAATTTGGGCAATGACAGCGACTACATTAAAATCATACAGCACAACCCCGATATGTTGCGTACGCCAATTGCCATCAGCGATACCAAAGCAATTATCGTAGAATCGCCGGGAGATTTTTCCAAAGTTTAGAAGTAAAAAAACCGACAGGTTGCAAAGACTTGTCGGTTTTTTTATTATTGTTAAGCAGGTGAGCGGATTAATGCGTTCTTTTTTACCGCAGAGTGCGCAAAGGTTTAACCGCATTGTACACAAAGAAAAGACTCATCATAAAAACACTCAGTGCTCTTCGCGTAATACTCAGCGGGCTTTGCGGTAAATTTGAAAGGCCGTTTTAAATTGCTCACTTGAGTAATTGAATACTTTAAAGGGAACTTGTCAAAATCCGCTCACAGGGTCTAACGACCGCTGTTAGGGATTCGGAAAGAGCCTGTGAGCCGTCGCAGATGCTAACAGCGCTTTACATGAAAACAACGTTCTAATTTGCTCAATTATGCTGCTTAGTTAAAAATCAACTTGTAGATATCATTGCCAAAAGCAAATACCATCAACCCCAGCAACAGTATCATACCTACTTTCTGTGCACCTTCCAAAAACGCCTGCGAAGGGGCACGGCCAGATACAATTTCATAGGTCAAAAATACTGCATGACCGCCGTCTAATGCCGGAATAGGCAACAGGTTCATAAAAGCCAGCACCATTGAGAGCAGCCCCACCAGCGACCAGAAGCGCACCCAGTCCCAAGTGCCGCCGAATACTTTTGCGATACCTATGGGGCCACTGAGCGATTTAGTTACGGACATTTCGCCGCGGAACATTTTGCCGAAGGCTTTTAACTGTACAAAAACCACGTCAAAGGCATTCACTGTGCCGCGAACCACCGATTCGCCGAGGCTGTATTGCCGCACGGCTGTTTGCAACAGAAATTCGGGGCGGAATCCGAGCGTGCCCTCAGGTGTTATTTTTACCTGCTTGGTAATTTGCTCGCCTTGGCGCTCAATGGTCAGGGTAACATCAGTTCCTTTGTTGTTTTCCAAAAAGGTTTTCAGATGCTGAAAATAAGCTACCGGAGTTCCGTTGGCGGCTATGATTTTATCGCCGGGCAACAAACCTGCTTTACCTGCCGGCATATCGGGCTGTACCTCGGCTATGACAAACGGATAAAGAGGCTCAATAAACGACATGTTTTGTTTATCGCCGAGTTTATCCATCAGATTGGCAGGAATGGGTATCATCATTTCTTTGCCGTCTCGCAGGATGGTATAGTAGCTGCCCTGTTCAAGGAAGAAACTTGGGTTACGTGCATCTTCGTAGCGTTCCAGCGGTTTGCCGTTGATGGCAATCAGTTTGTCGCCTTCTTTCAGCCCCATTTCTTCGGCCAGTTTACTCACATGAATGCCATGCTTGTTTACTTCGCTGACAGGTAAATAAGTTTCGCCAAGAAAATAGGCAAGCCCGACAAACACTACAATCCCCGTGAGTACGTTTACCGTAATGCCGCCAAGCATTACAATCAGTCGTTGGTAGGCAGGTTTGGCGCGGTATTCCCACGGCTGCGGCGTAGAACTCAGGTTAGCAGTATCCAGGGACTCATCCACCATTCCTGAAATTTTTACAAATCCGCCGAGCGGCAGTGCGCCTACCATATATTCGGTTTCA belongs to Rhodoflexus caldus and includes:
- the rseP gene encoding RIP metalloprotease RseP gives rise to the protein MEGLIMTAQLILAITIMVGLHELGHMLPAKWFGMRVEKFSIGFPPKLFGFKKGETEYMVGALPLGGFVKISGMVDESLDTANLSSTPQPWEYRAKPAYQRLIVMLGGITVNVLTGIVVFVGLAYFLGETYLPVSEVNKHGIHVSKLAEEMGLKEGDKLIAINGKPLERYEDARNPSFFLEQGSYYTILRDGKEMMIPIPANLMDKLGDKQNMSFIEPLYPFVIAEVQPDMPAGKAGLLPGDKIIAANGTPVAYFQHLKTFLENNKGTDVTLTIERQGEQITKQVKITPEGTLGFRPEFLLQTAVRQYSLGESVVRGTVNAFDVVFVQLKAFGKMFRGEMSVTKSLSGPIGIAKVFGGTWDWVRFWSLVGLLSMVLAFMNLLPIPALDGGHAVFLTYEIVSGRAPSQAFLEGAQKVGMILLLGLMVFAFGNDIYKLIFN